The segment acaATTAATCATTCAAATGTTCTTGTGTTTCAGGTACTAGTGGAGTGGATGATATTCATGTGTTCATTAGTTCTGGTGAAAATGTCTGTCTGCCCTGTAATAATGATCCTCATGACTGCAAATCAACTACATGGATCTATAATAACAGACATTCAGCAGCAGTTGAACTGATTGGTTTAGGGATAAAGAAGAAAGACACAGAGAAACATGAGAGACTGAGTCTGGGGTCTGACTGCTCTCTGAACATCAAGAACATCACAAAAGAAGATTATGGATCTTACAGCTGCCAACAATATGTGGATGGACAACACTACAAAGAAGCTGATGCACGTGTTTATCTGCATGTTCTTCACGGTGATTTTATGATTATGTTTTCAATTCAAAATTGCAAATTTTCCGTTTATTTCCCATGATGATTGAAAAGTGTGTGAtttgtgtgttattttgtgtttcagtctctCCATCATCCTCACAGACTGAGATCAGTCCAGGCAGCTCTGTGTCTCTCTCCTGTCAGTTGTATTCATCATATACTGGAATCTCTTGTGATGGTTGGATCCGTTCTGAGGGATATCAGCTGTTCTGGGTGAATCAGACTGGTGTTAAACTGACGATATCAGACTCCAGATATCAGATATCAGCTCCAGGATACTGTATCCTCACTCTGACTACAACACTCCTGAATGAAGATGACAACAGAGAATGGAGATGTCAAGTTACTCACAGAAATCAAGTCAAGACCTCAGCAACATATACTTTCAGGAAACCAGGTAAGGGAATTTCATCAATCATTTTACATCCTCATAATATCAGTAACATATCTGTTAGTGTCACTGAAGCAGAACAATCTGAGGAACAAAAGCTTTATTTAGTCTGACAGAAGAGAAACAAACTATGTTTTACAATCCAAAAAAGTGCTGCTGTAAATAATGTAGACATTTAAATTTGACAtcaaaactgtaacattttatataatgttatcatcaaagtttaaatttaactGTCATGATCTACAGTATGATTAATCTGAACTAACATTCATAATTTATAGCTAAAgataaaacaacaacagcagtGATCACAGAATCAACCCCACTGACAGTAATAACGTCTAAAAGaggttcagtaaaaaaaaaaaaaatatatgttcacTGTTATCAGTTTTACTGAATCATCTATTATTTGTTAACACATGCACATAATCAACTAAGTCAGTATGATTAGCTGGTTTTGTGATTGTCAGTCTGTATAAAGAGCATTCAGTCTGTGTGCGTCTGTCGGCCCCTCGCCCCATCAGACAATCATAGACAACATTCACACACACAGCGGCCGCTCACAACCTCAGATCAAGCTCCACTCTTCACCACAATGAAAGAAAACACACTTGATACACTGGAATCTACTCAATATAACTGAGctatataaacaaaaaacattgaCTAAGTTGATCTAAAACTAAACTTTAAGAATAAAATTCTtaataataaaagaataaattaaatataaattt is part of the Garra rufa chromosome 1, GarRuf1.0, whole genome shotgun sequence genome and harbors:
- the LOC141340211 gene encoding uncharacterized protein, translated to MADKCHLCLLGLIFLSSLLTGTSGVDDIHVFISSGENVCLPCNNDPHDCKSTTWIYNNRHSAAVELIGLGIKKKDTEKHERLSLGSDCSLNIKNITKEDYGSYSCQQYVDGQHYKEADARVYLHVLHVSPSSSQTEISPGSSVSLSCQLYSSYTGISCDGWIRSEGYQLFWVNQTGVKLTISDSRYQISAPGYCILTLTTTLLNEDDNREWRCQVTHRNQVKTSATYTFRKPAPVDIKPLIPVSSSNSETTSRQTPAAAPEQGSSSLSHISREILIVLKTAAFAAPTVILLQIICARRAERKDLQHQEEIMMNTVLE